The genomic segment TGGCTATCCGCTCACTCTCCATGAGAATTTCTATCAAGTCATCGAGCCGTCCTTTTTTGATGTACTCCACCAAGTCATCCAGGGACAGCTCTATCTCTATGCTGGGGACGTTCGTCTTCACGAGTCCTTCATTTTTGTACCTTTTCTTGTATTCCCTGAGGAGGATCTCGGCATGTTCGGCGCTCTCGCGGGCGAGCTTTTCAAACAGCGCCGGTATTCGCTGGTCCCAGATGTATTCCCGTGTCCTTTTAGCGAGTGCGTTGTAAATCTCCGCCTCATCGAGTTCAGCGCTTATCCAGTAGGAGAACAGAGTTTGACCGTCGAGTTTTTTGAGTTCAGCTACGATCTCGCGTACGGTTCGCTTGTCCTTGTCGGAAAGCCCCCCCTTCATGTGTACCACCAATTACGTCATTCACCCTCTACCTTTTTAAACCCTCTTAAACGAGGTGCTAACATGATAGTGGCCATTGTGGATGGTTATACCGACGAGCCGGCAGGTTTGGGGGTTCCACCGTATCTGGGGATATACCCGCGTTATGCGTATGGCGCCGTAAAAAAGGCTCGAAGAGACGCCACGGTCTTTTATCTGACAATAGATGACCTTCGGGCAACCTTCGAGGGCGAACAGTGGATATCCACCAAAAACAAGACCCCGAACTTCTCCAGAGCGCGGGAAGTCCTCCAAAAAGCTAACCTCATCGTTTACATCGGCGGCCTACATACCCCTGGCAAATATTTATCGGCGGTTCCCTCTCAGATTGAGGAGGTAGCGAGGTTCCTCCGGCCGTTTCAAGGGGTTAAAATCCTGGGCGGCCCGGCGTTCATGGGCTCCGCCCACGCCGGCGGGATGAGGATAACTTCCCGCGAGCTTCTCCTTGCCCAGTCCGTCTTTGATTACATAGTCTACGGTGATCTCGAGGCGTTTCTCTTCGACTACCTGACCAATCCAAGGGATGCGGACCCCTTCCGCTTCAGAGCATATACCGAATTACACGATTATGCAATTATTGGGGCTGAGATCGTCAAACAGTTTCCAGACTACCCCGACTTCATCATCGTTGAGGTCGAAACCCAGCGGGGCTGCCCAAAGGCAATGGGTATAGGTGGCTGCTCCTTCTGCACCGAGCCTGTGCGCTACAGAAACATTGAGGACAGGCCTATTGAGGACGTTGTTGCGGAGGTCGAGGCCCTTTACACACTTGGGGTGAGACACTTCCGGGTCGGGAGGCAGAGCTGTATCTTCTCGTATATGGCCAAACCGGACGGAAGGGTCCCGATACCTAATCCCGAGGCTCTGGAGAAGCTTTTCCAGGGTATTCGCTCCGTCGCGCCCGGGCTTAAGGTCCTCCACGTGGACAACGCAAACCCCGCCGTCATAGCCAACTACCCCAAGGAGAGTGTTAGGATAGCCAAGACTCTGATAGAGTACGGAACCGCTGGAAACGTCGTTGCCTTCGGCCTCGAGAGCGCCGACCCGAAGGTGGCGAAGCTCAACAACCTGAACGCCACCGCCGAGGAGGTCTACGAGGCGGTGAGGATACTCAACGAAGTGGGGACAAAGAGAGGACCCAACGGCATGCCGTGGCTACTGCCCGGGATAAACGTGATTTTTGGCCTTCCCGGGGAGAGAAAGAGGAGCTACGAGCTCACGTTCCAGTTTTTCAAGAGGCTCCTGGACGACGGGCTGATGGTTCGCAGGATAAACATCCGTCAGGTCGTTGTGTTCCCGGGAACCCCCCTGTGGCACATGAGGGACAAAGTGAAAACCGAAAAGCACAAGAAGCTCATCCAGCACTACAAATACAAGATAAGGCACGAGATAGACCTCCCGATGCTCAGGCGTGTTGTTCCCGTGGGAACCATCCTCCGCGATGTCCGTGCGGAAGTCATTGAGAACGGTCTCACTTACGGAAGGCAGATTGGGAGCTACCCACTGATAGTTGGCATGCCCAAAGAACTTAACGTAAACCGGTTTTATGACGTCCTGATAGTGGGTCATGGGTACAGGAGCATAACAGGTGTGCCCATCCCCATAAACATAAACCAGGAGGATCCAAAGGTCCTCCAATATCTCCCCGGGATTGGGAAGAAAAGGGTCGCCAGGGTACTTGCGATGAGGCCGTTTAAGGATAAAAAGGAGATAGCCCGGGTTTTGGGTGAGGGGATAAAATCCATCGAGAACCTCATTGCTCTCTAGATCCGGCTGGCCATGAGAATCCTATTAATTTCTCCACGAGTACTATCTCCGCCCGGAGCGTATCATCGGTTTTGCCCTCTATTACCAGGAGG from the Thermococcus sp. genome contains:
- a CDS encoding ferritin family protein, which codes for MKGGLSDKDKRTVREIVAELKKLDGQTLFSYWISAELDEAEIYNALAKRTREYIWDQRIPALFEKLARESAEHAEILLREYKKRYKNEGLVKTNVPSIEIELSLDDLVEYIKKGRLDDLIEILMESERIAKDLYTYLAGETSGDTKELFEHLARIEEGHYEKLKELRDSLEGT
- a CDS encoding radical SAM protein, with amino-acid sequence MIVAIVDGYTDEPAGLGVPPYLGIYPRYAYGAVKKARRDATVFYLTIDDLRATFEGEQWISTKNKTPNFSRAREVLQKANLIVYIGGLHTPGKYLSAVPSQIEEVARFLRPFQGVKILGGPAFMGSAHAGGMRITSRELLLAQSVFDYIVYGDLEAFLFDYLTNPRDADPFRFRAYTELHDYAIIGAEIVKQFPDYPDFIIVEVETQRGCPKAMGIGGCSFCTEPVRYRNIEDRPIEDVVAEVEALYTLGVRHFRVGRQSCIFSYMAKPDGRVPIPNPEALEKLFQGIRSVAPGLKVLHVDNANPAVIANYPKESVRIAKTLIEYGTAGNVVAFGLESADPKVAKLNNLNATAEEVYEAVRILNEVGTKRGPNGMPWLLPGINVIFGLPGERKRSYELTFQFFKRLLDDGLMVRRINIRQVVVFPGTPLWHMRDKVKTEKHKKLIQHYKYKIRHEIDLPMLRRVVPVGTILRDVRAEVIENGLTYGRQIGSYPLIVGMPKELNVNRFYDVLIVGHGYRSITGVPIPININQEDPKVLQYLPGIGKKRVARVLAMRPFKDKKEIARVLGEGIKSIENLIAL